TTTCCGTTTAATACtttttatatcataagtaaAAACTAATATACCTCTATGTTTTTATCTTATTCTGTTGCTGAGATCGTCTGGCCTTTATTCGCGCTTGTAAAGTAAGAAGCAGGCCTGCAAGAACATCGTGATTAGGAAGTTTTTTAGCAAAGAGGAGACGTTTCACAGAGTCGTCGTAGGTTAACAATGCAACCATATTTTGCAAAAGGAATCCTTGACAGTACTCTAAGAGCTGTGTTGCATTATAGACCTGGAACATTTGAATTGAATTAGAAAAGTGAAAAGTTTAAATTTCCGGTAATTTTTATGAATGAGGAATAGTCTACCTTCGCATGAATGTACATGGACACAATGTTGTCAAGATCAACCATGGAGGAACATTGAGCCTCGCAGTACCTAAGCAAACCATCGAGTTGAAAAAAGTTTGCAGCCGCCATCAGTTCTAACACATCACTCTGATTCACTTCTAACGTAGCGCATCCGCCATGATACAAGAATTCCATGACCATCTGCAAAGAGAAAGAATTCATTTTCCAGGAAGGGATGCTCTACATAATATTTTGATAATTATgcatttttcattttcattgatTATATTGAACGTCTTTATACCTGAAAGATGTGATACCGGATATCATTAATTTGTACAATAGGGGGGTTTCCCTCGCATAGTTTCGAACTTAGCATGTTTCTAAATCTTGGCGACGACGTGACCAAAACAATTTTATGGCCATAGAAGACTCTACCTTCCACTCGGAACTGTACATCGCTCAGTTCTGGATTATTTACAAATTTAGGATCGATTCTTGATCCACTAGAGAGGGTGGTGTCCCTTATTGGTTTTATTGGTTCCCATCCAAAGCATGTGCAGAAGATGTCGGCAAGAAGGAGCGTCGTCCCTTCCTTCTATACAGAGGACAAACATAATAGTGCGTGCAAGACACGTCAACTATTCTATAAAATAATCTCTTTTACCTATTTTATGAaactataatattttatttgattgaaaATGACCCACCTTGCTGTACCTAAAGATGTTGAATAATAATGGAAGACATTCTTGAACAAATTGCGTCGAGTAGTCATCAGGACACACTTGTAGAAAATCTTGAAGCAGCTGATCTATCACGGAATCTAATCTCATTTCGTGGGCCGTTGCAAGACTGTGCATCCAACAGTGCAATGTCCAACCGACTTTCAGTCCACGAAGTTCCATGGTGATATCTGTGGAACaaattaaaatgtttaaaaatagtTGGAATATACTGTAACGAGTACTGTAAATAATTCACTTTACCTAAATGGTTACTTTCTGCACTGTGGTACATAGCTTCCTGCAAAGCTTTGGTCTGCACTTTGTTGAAAACTGGTTCCTTACCCTCTCTTCGGTTCCCTCTTCCATCCACAGTCTGCTGCTGCGGATTTGTACATGCGCTTCCTTCTGCAAGGATCTCCTCCAATGATAATACTTCTTTTTCTCCTCGTTTCGTGGAGAAGTTTAGCGGATGGGACAACAACTGATGAAGACAACTCCTCTGACCGTGTGCTGTTGCCACTGATATTGCACTAGGCAAAATAACAAAAAAGTTACTAATAAAGTAAACCGATATGAACGCTTCTTTCTACCTAATACTTGCCTGTAGCAGCCGCGCTGAGCAGAACCAGAGTACGAGAACGAGTCTTTGATCAACGTCGACAAAAATGGTTGAGCACCGTGAGCCAAAAGCAACGCTACCATTTCGTTGTTACCGGAAGCCGTAGCCGCTTGCAATGGCGTAACCGTACATTTATCTTCGCTGAGTTTAGCACCACCTTCGACTGCAGCACCTCTTTCCAACAATATTCTTGCAATATTACAGTGCCCCAACAGAGCTGTGTAAGTCAACGCAGTCCAATGCTGAGTCTCAGCGTTAAACCCAGCTTGATTACAACACATATTACTCGAAGCACTGCTAGAAGAGCCTGGCGAGCCAGACAATGAATTTGGTGATTGTAAATTTTTCCCTGGAGACAGCATTGCTGATGGTGTCACCGGACTTCTGGTATTCGAGACACCTGGCACTGTTGGCATCTTAGAAGGTGTGTTGGCCAATTGACCAGTTGTTGGAGGTGGACTCTCTATGTTCAAATCTGCTCCAGCGTCTAGTAAAGCTAGCACTGCTGTTTCATCGCCATTGATGCATGCTATGATCAATGCAGTGAAACCGTTGTCGTTTACAGTGTTAATCTTGGTCGATGGCAACAGGGGCATAGCTTGGGCGATCAGGTCAGCTCGTCCACTAATTAGTAGCTTGAACGCCATGTCCATTGTGAGAAGACGCACGTACTCGGAGTCGTCGATTCGTTTGGAACAGACCGCTACTTCTTCGAAGCTGTAGGGTAGATATTCCATGAACAAAAGATAATCCAAGTCTTGATACTATCTCATTAATAAAGTCCTGTTTTTCTGAACCACAGACAATATACTGTATCTAAGGATCTTAATCATATTCATATCAATAGTAATCTTAGAAGAAAATTACATTACAAAGTTACACGTTTTAGCAAAACTTAAAAGCAATGTTTTTCAAAGGGGTACAATAATAGACGTTGTAGCAAAGTCGATGGGATTTTACCATATGGGTCTGACGGGGCAGTCGACACCGGGCAACAGCAACCTGGCAGCTTGATTAATATCGTCCTGATCTACAACGAGTCCGTGCCTATGTTCTGCATGAGCAGTCGCAACACGAAGCCATTCGACCAGAGGAGGAAGAACAACATAAGCTCGCTCGTATGCCAGCTCTTGTATCCCAGATCCCCGTTCCCCGTGTTCCAGCTACAAAGAACGTTTCTTTGTCAGATTATGGCACAGAATGATCGTACCGTTCAACTGTAGCAATGAATTATCTAGCGATCAGACCTGCGAACACCTCATGTAATAGAACAATGCGTTCAATGCCTTGCCGGTTAGGGGAATGGGTGAACGTCCCGCTTGGGCTACTTTCGAAATCAGATCTATCAGCTCCGACATCGATCCCACGCAGGTGGTCAACAGCGACGGTTCCAACGCAGAGCCTGCTGCGTCTCTTCCGCTTCGGGATGATGATGATGAGTTCAAGGAACTCACGCTGGCCCATCGAGGCATCGCCAGTGCACCTGGGTACAAATATCCTGATCAGATCAACATCTCCTATAATTGCTTTTAAACAAATCTTAGAACATTGTGACTGTGTTCATCTTAGAAGGTAAAATTGTTCTCTTTAAAGTTACTTTAATGGTATTTTAAAGCTATAATGCTTCCCGAAGTGCTTATATTGACAAATACGAGTTTCTCGTCTGACATTAGTTTCAAAGTGACACGAAGGTCATCGATATTTTACCTAGAAAACCCAAGTACTCTTTTAATCCATTTCCTATCAACGAAATGGCGCATCGTTTTTCAGTGAAGTAGACTAATTTCACCGTAACTTCATTTGTGAACCTAACGATATAATTCTACCTGACGCTGTCCGTCCAGCATTCAGATGCGCGTACGGCTGAAGAAGGCCCCATAAATCTCCGCTGTTCGCAATGGCGTGCTCCAGCATGGTCGCCGTTAAGGTTGTGTGCGGGTCAGTCGGTATGCATTGTAACAGTATTTCCTCGAGTAGATTTTCGATCCCGGCGGTCAAATATATGGCTGCGTACTCGTGTATCATTCTTCCTAACCGGACGTCTGACATCCAGCGGAGGAAACGTCCCACTGGCAACTGCAATCCTGATCGGGACGCTTTTGATTGTTTTAATTGGTCGCCGGAGACTGCAAACATGGCTGCGGCTCGCAAGCAGGCCTACAAAAGAATTTACAAAGTGTCAATTGATAATAATGCTTGAGTTTCATTGAATTAAATATGGCTGACGAGTACAGTGGCTTAAGATATTTATCGCTACCTGTCAGGAAAAGTCCACTACCGTAAGACATGTGGACTTTGAGAACGAATGATTAAGATTATAACATGAATTGCATCCGTAATCAGTAGACTGTGAATCTTTATACAAATTCTCAAAGACTGTTTTATACTAGTATACTAATTCTTGTTGACATCGATGGCATACCTTGGTGCAAGAATCAGCCAAGGCAGGACACAGAACAATTTTGAACGCGCTGTACACCTCGTGCTTGCTGCAGAGGCCGACAGGTTTGGCCAGTCGTTGAGTTTCTCTGCCAATTCTGACCAAGGCTCGTTGCAACAGATAAGACAACCGCGGTATGGTCTCCATGGACACTTGGTCCATGTGTTCCCTGGTTCTGCCATTCTGCAACACTCTGAGAACATCGTGGTGGGTCCAAGGTAACTGCTGCAGCTCTACCAGTCTGTTGTGCGAGTCCACCCAGACGAATTCATCGGCGCTGGTCACATTGGTGTTGATGGTCTCCAAGCTGGAATGCCGCATCAGCCTCCTTACGGCTGGCTCTGAACTCTCGGAGCCGCTCAAGGAGGAGTAAGTGGAGGACGACTTATGGGAGCGCATTGTCAGCTGCTGGATCGCTAGCTTGATGTCCTCTAAGCCTGAGCCTGACCATGGCACCTGCAACTACCACCGTATGCTTCCGTTTAAATCCGTTTGAACAACGACGCTATTACAAATTGGGGTTTCACGGGACCCTAGGTTTACAGGTTCTGACAGCTTTTAACAGTCTTTTGACCCACAGTTTTAGTAAATTGATAGCAGGTAACTATACAGGTGAACGTCCGTTTGTGAAAAGTGTTGCAATTGGAAGGTAAATGAAAATGTGCTTGGAAAAGACAGGGATACCTTGGCAGGCGTGGCTCTGTGTCTGTTGCGGTTCTGTCCGGATCTGCTTCTGCCATTTCTCTGGGTAACCGAGGCCGATAGGCGATCGTCTTCGGGCACAGAGTTCAGCTGCTGAGGACTATGTGTCCTGTGGTGACGATGCGGAGGCGAACTGCTACTCGTGTGACCGCCTGTGTCCGACATGCTCGCGTGCCCGGACGACCGATTCTCATCCGACGAGCTATTACCTGTGCATTCTGGTCGCCTCTATAAAAGTCACCAAGATTTTTCATCAGTCACCAAATCCTCTACCCTCGGTACACAATTGtcttacaataatataatagataataagtATCTACTGAATTATTAGATGCTAGCTTGCATCCCATAAAATACTAGGTGGGCCCAAAAAATGTTATTACTCCTTCAAGTTGTACAATTcattattaaactgcggattttatgtatttatgacagaAGCGAGTAGATCGAATACAATCGAataaatgcaggcaaaatatttaacaatgcTTTTCGATTGTTTTCAAACTATTGAAAGTATTAAGAACGAAAATAAATGTTGATTTAACTTCTGCTTGCTGCAATCGAgctagaacatttttattttgcataaaggtccgcagtatatttattatattatttattatattatattttaataatttattatattattatatagaatatttattatgtatgtttAGAAATATTGTCAGAGGCAGTTGATGTATCGGGTCGACTAATAAGTCATTGCGTTTTTGTTTTGTACTAGCATTGGGAAAAATGCAATCGAACAGATACCTGAAGCGCTCGGATCTCGTGCAAGCTAAGGTGATGGTGCTGAGAGTGATGGGGGTGCTGAGGGGTTGGCGTAGGAGCCACGCTGTCCGTGTCCCTTTCGGCCACCATGTGGACCGTGTTATGGACACCATTCTTCGGCGAACTCTCCGTGAAGTCCTTCGTGTAGGGGGGACAATACAGGTCGCGTCCATTGCTACCCCCTGGCCTGAAACAAGAAACCATTTTACCCGTTCAAGCTTGtgcaaaaattctgaaaaaaatcTCACACTTTCCAGACACTCGTACACACGCTACAATATTTTCTCAAATTTTTCGGTTCAACCAAATCTATCTTGTCTGCGAGAGTAAAGAAGACTGTCTGACGCGAGGCTATTTTCTCTGTGCAATTACTAGActacgaatttttatgcaaaataaaaattgtccgcatcatGTGCAAAGGAATAAATACGAAATAGCAACTTCATTCTTCCTTTAATCACCTTAATAGACTAAAAGTAATATACATCGACGTTTCAAAATGCTTTTAATTTTTACACCATTTTACACTGTAACTATCCAATTTttccataaatgcgtaaaattcgTAGCCtggtaattaaaaaaaatctggCGAGAGAATGATATCGTTACACGCGCGAAGGAAATATATTCAAATCTTTAGACTCGAGATTCTAGTTGCAAACGATTAAAAACGCAGAAACATCGGTAGCGGTCTTTCGTATTGTGCTTTTAACTTGATATCTCATATTGACGATAAGTTTGCCATAAAAACGATCTCTTCAGCTTTAAGAGAGCCGTTTCATTGGGCTAATTTAACTAATTGCCGTTAATGTTATTTGCGGTCGATTCGAGGATCGTTTCGAGGTACTATATCCCTGACCGACAAGATGTAAAGCGAGCGCCGTGTCGTTGGTCGCCCGAAATGAACGAAGCGGCGAATGTATTTTTCATGCGCGTGGAGGACGATGAGGCATCGATCGGAGGGAATTCGGCCCTCCCGAgatcgtcgaataaacgataCTTGATACCCCGGTCGGGTCGGTTTCACGTTAATTGCCCACCAAATAATTCCGCCGACTCGCTTTCGATCCTTTCTTTTCGACTGTGTCTCGTGAAAGCGAGCACATAATAAGGAATCCGTTCCCAGAGGCTCGTATTCCGTTAGAACACCGGCCCCGAGGAAAGTTATGTTCCCGTGGACTCGTAATTCATCGGGCAGCAACAGCAAAATGGAAAAAGGAAAACCGTGGCTCGATCGGACTCTCCGAGTATTCGTATAAATATCCTCATTTACATCGACTGATTCAAAGGACGTTAAACTCTCATTTATCCCTCGTTTCTCATAACTGTTTTATCCCCCCCTCCCCGCCCCCGCCCCGAATTGTGGCGATGGGAATAATACGAGGGATAGGTGAATAATTAACTTTAATAAGTTCCCCGTTTAAAAACGGGAAACCGAGGTGGCGGAAGGTTAAACCTCGCAAGGCTGCGACTGTGTCAATTTTGACCCGGAGTATTTAGATCGTTCACTGAATTACTGAATTTTTGGCAACTGAAtcaaatacagcaaattctccccaattgacgctcagattgtacgcagaatggacaatttgggaagaggagatgcgattattcgactTGTTTTTGtaatcaccgattgtcaacgattagaAAAAAGCTATAAATCTATAAAGCAAGGATAGCAACTACAGCAACTATAAGCAACTAtaaagcaaggctcgaatgatcgtatctcctcctcccaaattgtcaatttttgtgcacaatctgagcctcaattagggagaatttactgtaaattattattacattagcAACAACAGGAGGGCCAATAGGTCTGCAAGAAATACCTTCGAAAAAATATCTTCTAAAATCGCTGAATAAATCTCGGAGTTGATATAAAGATCGTCAATAATACAATTGTGAAAACAGTTCGCTGTCGGATTGTTAATAAAACATACGTGCAGAGATGTACGAGAGCTAGGACAAAAAACGATAACTTCGTTAGCACGATCGCAATCAGAACAACTGCTCGGTTTTCGTGAAATGCTCGTCGAACCGAAGATTTCGATCTCCACGCTTCAGGGATCAATTCCGAAACCGTATTACTCGTAGCTCGATTTTAGAAACTCGATTTCTAATCTCGGATTGATTACTGTTCGCCGTATGCCGGTAAATTGTGAatccttatgcaaaataaaccgcaaggaaATTTAATCTTTCCTTAACAGTTTGAAGAAATCGAAAATCCCACTCAGATTAGTCTTTCGATTTCATCGAGTTTATTCAAGAAATCGTAAAATCTGCGATCTCTCGTCACTTTCTCTAGTAACAATAACGACGAATACTTCGACAATCGATGCGATTACTTCGAAGTGAAATGATTTTAGCGACAGGTGTCGCCGATCAGGTGGTTCAGGCGTGAACCCGTCGATTTCCCGATCCGCCGAGCGAATCGGTTTCCAAACAAGGAACGTTCGCGATCCGGTATCGCCGTGAAAAATCGTCGGGCCCCCCGGGCGCGGGGCCCGGTTTCTCGCGGTGGTATCCTTTAATTTTACAGGacccggccgcggccggttacATAACGCCGCAAAGGATTGCATGCAAACGCGGCTCCACCGTGCAAATTAACAGTAGGCGTACGAAACGTAATGAGATTCACGTGATCGATAAGCGCCGAAGGGGAGGCGTAATCGTGATCCACGTGTGCCGCTCCGTGGATCTTGATCGGCCCACTCTGTTTCTGGCGATTCGAAACATTCTCCGAAAAATCTTGAAAGTCCCGACGCTTTCATTCCGTTCCAAATATGTATCGCCGATAAATCCCGGGTCCAGTTCTCAATTTCCGAAAATAGCCTCCAGATTTCACGAATTACAAATCGTCCGTCCAATTCACGATGCCCGAACAATTCCGTACACTCGCAGCTCGAGGACTTTGTTTCCGCAACGAAAACCGTAATTTTATGTTATTCGTAAAATCGCAAATGGAGACACGAGTGCTCTGATCGCGAATGGTGTTGCCGAATAGCGATGAGGTTGGT
This genomic window from Megalopta genalis isolate 19385.01 chromosome 9, iyMegGena1_principal, whole genome shotgun sequence contains:
- the LOC117227903 gene encoding ankyrin repeat and BTB/POZ domain-containing protein 2 isoform X1, whose amino-acid sequence is MPSIAVGSCDGDCGCMLCRELKGCRMPVQGSGSPPGRRDAVNFILRRGLPFRARTPSKEWLETEDPRFAGYEDSATLEDKSPGPETGPAVAGNGPRRTDKDVAHKTVIYFGDSSQRQRENNKRAATQTENVQQQHQQHHQQPVVVVKEDKRMIERDGEEDPDGRTEDEKRFARNRIERQRSTVSLVENEDAKVTHEIVVNVSPSREDVLRIEEDESQVEDYWSLPGDNTGFKADWSFVQQWRLRGPGGSNGRDLYCPPYTKDFTESSPKNGVHNTVHMVAERDTDSVAPTPTPQHPHHSQHHHLSLHEIRALQRRPECTGNSSSDENRSSGHASMSDTGGHTSSSSPPHRHHRTHSPQQLNSVPEDDRLSASVTQRNGRSRSGQNRNRHRATPAKLQVPWSGSGLEDIKLAIQQLTMRSHKSSSTYSSLSGSESSEPAVRRLMRHSSLETINTNVTSADEFVWVDSHNRLVELQQLPWTHHDVLRVLQNGRTREHMDQVSMETIPRLSYLLQRALVRIGRETQRLAKPVGLCSKHEVYSAFKIVLCPALADSCTKACLRAAAMFAVSGDQLKQSKASRSGLQLPVGRFLRWMSDVRLGRMIHEYAAIYLTAGIENLLEEILLQCIPTDPHTTLTATMLEHAIANSGDLWGLLQPYAHLNAGRTASGALAMPRWASVSSLNSSSSSRSGRDAAGSALEPSLLTTCVGSMSELIDLISKVAQAGRSPIPLTGKALNALFYYMRCSQLEHGERGSGIQELAYERAYVVLPPLVEWLRVATAHAEHRHGLVVDQDDINQAARLLLPGVDCPVRPICFEEVAVCSKRIDDSEYVRLLTMDMAFKLLISGRADLIAQAMPLLPSTKINTVNDNGFTALIIACINGDETAVLALLDAGADLNIESPPPTTGQLANTPSKMPTVPGVSNTRSPVTPSAMLSPGKNLQSPNSLSGSPGSSSSASSNMCCNQAGFNAETQHWTALTYTALLGHCNIARILLERGAAVEGGAKLSEDKCTVTPLQAATASGNNEMVALLLAHGAQPFLSTLIKDSFSYSGSAQRGCYSAISVATAHGQRSCLHQLLSHPLNFSTKRGEKEVLSLEEILAEGSACTNPQQQTVDGRGNRREGKEPVFNKVQTKALQEAMYHSAESNHLDITMELRGLKVGWTLHCWMHSLATAHEMRLDSVIDQLLQDFLQVCPDDYSTQFVQECLPLLFNIFRYSKKEGTTLLLADIFCTCFGWEPIKPIRDTTLSSGSRIDPKFVNNPELSDVQFRVEGRVFYGHKIVLVTSSPRFRNMLSSKLCEGNPPIVQINDIRYHIFQMVMEFLYHGGCATLEVNQSDVLELMAAANFFQLDGLLRYCEAQCSSMVDLDNIVSMYIHAKVYNATQLLEYCQGFLLQNMVALLTYDDSVKRLLFAKKLPNHDVLAGLLLTLQARIKARRSQQQNKIKT
- the LOC117227903 gene encoding ankyrin repeat and BTB/POZ domain-containing protein 2 isoform X4; translated protein: MNVERPTMDGCGQQPLFLTGTSGSAGISGPQQQSVQSGAPPEHYGGPLSLSICISDSGHEILRPKPRRPGGSNGRDLYCPPYTKDFTESSPKNGVHNTVHMVAERDTDSVAPTPTPQHPHHSQHHHLSLHEIRALQRRPECTGNSSSDENRSSGHASMSDTGGHTSSSSPPHRHHRTHSPQQLNSVPEDDRLSASVTQRNGRSRSGQNRNRHRATPAKLQVPWSGSGLEDIKLAIQQLTMRSHKSSSTYSSLSGSESSEPAVRRLMRHSSLETINTNVTSADEFVWVDSHNRLVELQQLPWTHHDVLRVLQNGRTREHMDQVSMETIPRLSYLLQRALVRIGRETQRLAKPVGLCSKHEVYSAFKIVLCPALADSCTKACLRAAAMFAVSGDQLKQSKASRSGLQLPVGRFLRWMSDVRLGRMIHEYAAIYLTAGIENLLEEILLQCIPTDPHTTLTATMLEHAIANSGDLWGLLQPYAHLNAGRTASGALAMPRWASVSSLNSSSSSRSGRDAAGSALEPSLLTTCVGSMSELIDLISKVAQAGRSPIPLTGKALNALFYYMRCSQLEHGERGSGIQELAYERAYVVLPPLVEWLRVATAHAEHRHGLVVDQDDINQAARLLLPGVDCPVRPICFEEVAVCSKRIDDSEYVRLLTMDMAFKLLISGRADLIAQAMPLLPSTKINTVNDNGFTALIIACINGDETAVLALLDAGADLNIESPPPTTGQLANTPSKMPTVPGVSNTRSPVTPSAMLSPGKNLQSPNSLSGSPGSSSSASSNMCCNQAGFNAETQHWTALTYTALLGHCNIARILLERGAAVEGGAKLSEDKCTVTPLQAATASGNNEMVALLLAHGAQPFLSTLIKDSFSYSGSAQRGCYSAISVATAHGQRSCLHQLLSHPLNFSTKRGEKEVLSLEEILAEGSACTNPQQQTVDGRGNRREGKEPVFNKVQTKALQEAMYHSAESNHLDITMELRGLKVGWTLHCWMHSLATAHEMRLDSVIDQLLQDFLQVCPDDYSTQFVQECLPLLFNIFRYSKKEGTTLLLADIFCTCFGWEPIKPIRDTTLSSGSRIDPKFVNNPELSDVQFRVEGRVFYGHKIVLVTSSPRFRNMLSSKLCEGNPPIVQINDIRYHIFQMVMEFLYHGGCATLEVNQSDVLELMAAANFFQLDGLLRYCEAQCSSMVDLDNIVSMYIHAKVYNATQLLEYCQGFLLQNMVALLTYDDSVKRLLFAKKLPNHDVLAGLLLTLQARIKARRSQQQNKIKT
- the LOC117227903 gene encoding ankyrin repeat and BTB/POZ domain-containing protein 2 isoform X3 encodes the protein MPSIAVGSCDGDCGCMLCRELKGCRMPVQGSGSPPGRRDAVNFILRRGLPFRARTPSKEWLETEDPRFAGYEDSATLEDKSPGPETGPAVAGNGPRRTDKDVAHKTVIYFGDSSQRQRENNKRAATQTENVQQQHQQHHQQPVVVVKEDKRMIERDGEEDPDGRTEDEKRFARNRIERQRSTVSLVENEDAKVTHEIVVNVSPSREDVLRIEEDESQVEDYWSLPGDNTGFKADWSFVQQWRLRGPGGSNGRDLYCPPYTKDFTESSPKNGVHNTVHMVAERDTDSVAPTPTPQHPHHSQHHHLSLHEIRALQRRPECTGNSSSDENRSSGHASMSDTGGHTSSSSPPHRHHRTHSPQQLNSVPEDDRLSASVTQRNGRSRSGQNRNRHRATPAKVPWSGSGLEDIKLAIQQLTMRSHKSSSTYSSLSGSESSEPAVRRLMRHSSLETINTNVTSADEFVWVDSHNRLVELQQLPWTHHDVLRVLQNGRTREHMDQVSMETIPRLSYLLQRALVRIGRETQRLAKPVGLCSKHEVYSAFKIVLCPALADSCTKACLRAAAMFAVSGDQLKQSKASRSGLQLPVGRFLRWMSDVRLGRMIHEYAAIYLTAGIENLLEEILLQCIPTDPHTTLTATMLEHAIANSGDLWGLLQPYAHLNAGRTASGALAMPRWASVSSLNSSSSSRSGRDAAGSALEPSLLTTCVGSMSELIDLISKVAQAGRSPIPLTGKALNALFYYMRCSQLEHGERGSGIQELAYERAYVVLPPLVEWLRVATAHAEHRHGLVVDQDDINQAARLLLPGVDCPVRPICFEEVAVCSKRIDDSEYVRLLTMDMAFKLLISGRADLIAQAMPLLPSTKINTVNDNGFTALIIACINGDETAVLALLDAGADLNIESPPPTTGQLANTPSKMPTVPGVSNTRSPVTPSAMLSPGKNLQSPNSLSGSPGSSSSASSNMCCNQAGFNAETQHWTALTYTALLGHCNIARILLERGAAVEGGAKLSEDKCTVTPLQAATASGNNEMVALLLAHGAQPFLSTLIKDSFSYSGSAQRGCYSAISVATAHGQRSCLHQLLSHPLNFSTKRGEKEVLSLEEILAEGSACTNPQQQTVDGRGNRREGKEPVFNKVQTKALQEAMYHSAESNHLDITMELRGLKVGWTLHCWMHSLATAHEMRLDSVIDQLLQDFLQVCPDDYSTQFVQECLPLLFNIFRYSKKEGTTLLLADIFCTCFGWEPIKPIRDTTLSSGSRIDPKFVNNPELSDVQFRVEGRVFYGHKIVLVTSSPRFRNMLSSKLCEGNPPIVQINDIRYHIFQMVMEFLYHGGCATLEVNQSDVLELMAAANFFQLDGLLRYCEAQCSSMVDLDNIVSMYIHAKVYNATQLLEYCQGFLLQNMVALLTYDDSVKRLLFAKKLPNHDVLAGLLLTLQARIKARRSQQQNKIKT
- the LOC117227903 gene encoding ankyrin repeat and BTB/POZ domain-containing protein 2 isoform X2, which codes for MPSIAVGSCDGDCGCMLCRELKGCRMPVQGSGSPPGRRDAVNFILRRGLPFRARTPSKEWLETEDPRFAGYEDSATLEDKSPGPETGPAVAGNGPRRTDKDVAHKTVIYFGDSSQRQRENNKRAATQTENVQQQHQQHHQQPVVVVKEDKRMIERDGEEDPDGRTEDEKRFARNRIERQRSTVSLVENEDAKVTHEIVVNVSPSREDVLRIEEDESQVEDYWSLPGDNTGFKADWSFVQQWRLRGPGGSNGRDLYCPPYTKDFTESSPKNGVHNTVHMVAERDTDSVAPTPTPQHPHHSQHHHLSLHEIRALQRRPECTGNSSSDENRSSGHASMSDTGGHTSSSSPPHRHHRTHSPQQLNSVPEDDRLSASVTQRNGRSRSGQNRNRHRATPAKLQVPWSGSGLEDIKLAIQQLTMRSHKSSSTYSSLSGSESSEPAVRRLMRHSSLETINTNVTSADEFVWVDSHNRLVELQQLPWTHHDVLRVLQNGRTREHMDQVSMETIPRLSYLLQRALVRIGRETQRLAKPVGLCSKHEVYSAFKIVLCPALADSCTKACLRAAAMFAVSGDQLKQSKASRSGLQLPVGRFLRWMSDVRLGRMIHEYAAIYLTAGIENLLEEILLQCIPTDPHTTLTATMLEHAIANSGDLWGLLQPYAHLNAGRTASGALAMPRWASVSSLNSSSSSRSGRDAAGSALEPSLLTTCVGSMSELIDLISKVAQAGRSPIPLTGKALNALFYYMRCSQLEHGERGSGIQELAYERAYVVLPPLVEWLRVATAHAEHRHGLVVDQDDINQAARLLLPGVDCPVRPICFEEVAVCSKRIDDSEYVRLLTMDMAFKLLISGRADLIAQAMPLLPSTKINTVNDNGFTALIIACINGDETAVLALLDAGADLNIESPPPTTGQLANTPSKMPTVPGVSNTRSPVTPSAMLSPGKNLQSPNSLSGSPGSSSSASSNMCCNQAGFNAETQHWTALTYTALLGHCNIARILLERGAAVEGGAKLSEDKCTVTPLQAATASGNNEMVALLLAHGAQPFLSTLIKDSFSYSGSAQRGCYSAISVATAHGQRSCLHQLLSHPLNFSTKRGEKEVLSLEEILAEGSACTNPQQQTVDGRGNRREGKEPVFNKVQTKALQEAMYHSAESNHLDITMELRGLKVGWTLHCWMHSLATAHEMRLDSVIDQLLQDFLQVCPDDYSTQFVQECLPLLFNIFRYSKEGTTLLLADIFCTCFGWEPIKPIRDTTLSSGSRIDPKFVNNPELSDVQFRVEGRVFYGHKIVLVTSSPRFRNMLSSKLCEGNPPIVQINDIRYHIFQMVMEFLYHGGCATLEVNQSDVLELMAAANFFQLDGLLRYCEAQCSSMVDLDNIVSMYIHAKVYNATQLLEYCQGFLLQNMVALLTYDDSVKRLLFAKKLPNHDVLAGLLLTLQARIKARRSQQQNKIKT